A single Amblyraja radiata isolate CabotCenter1 chromosome 36, sAmbRad1.1.pri, whole genome shotgun sequence DNA region contains:
- the LOC116966226 gene encoding protein krueppel-like → MEDHMTGQNKEKRYECDVCGKDWRCLSELEIHRRVHTGERPFTCSDCGKSFKTALNLTRHRRLHTGEKPYGCSTRGKSFASYDNLQQHNGVHSGERPFTCSACGKRFASYASQQQHNCVHKGESPFTCSDCGKSYKSSQDLKRHSS, encoded by the exons atggaggaccacatgacggggcaaaacaaggagaagcgttatgagtgtgacgtgtgtggcaaggactGGCGGTGCCTGAGCGAGCTGGAGATTCACCGGCGGGTGcatacgggagaacgccccttcacctgctccgactgcggcaagagcttcaagacagcGCTAAACCTGACGAGACACCGGcggttgcacacgggcgagaagccctatggctgctccaccagaGGCAAGAGCTTCGCCAGCTACGACAACCTGCAACAGCACAACGGCGTGCACTCTggtgagaggcccttcacctgctccgcctGCGGCAAGAGGTTCGCCAGCTACGCCAGCCAACAGCAGCACAACTGTGTGCACAAGGGAGAaagccccttcacctgctccgactgtggcaaaaGTTACAAGTCGTCGCAGGACCTAAAGAGGCACAG TTCCTGA